In one Nocardioides luteus genomic region, the following are encoded:
- a CDS encoding DUF1330 domain-containing protein translates to MPKGYWVSVYRNISDPEKLAAYGKLAPAAVEAGGGRVLTRGSRVVAYDDGIAERTVLIEFDSFEQAVATHESPAYQEALAALAGGVERDFRIVEGLD, encoded by the coding sequence ATGCCCAAGGGCTACTGGGTCAGCGTCTACCGCAACATCTCGGACCCCGAGAAGCTGGCTGCCTACGGCAAGCTCGCTCCGGCGGCCGTCGAGGCCGGGGGCGGCCGGGTCCTCACCCGCGGCAGCCGGGTCGTGGCGTATGACGACGGAATCGCCGAGCGCACCGTCCTGATCGAGTTCGACAGCTTCGAGCAGGCCGTCGCGACGCACGAGAGCCCCGCTTACCAGGAGGCGCTCGCCGCCCTCGCCGGCGGCGTCGAGCGCGACTTCCGCATCGTCGAAGGCCTCGACTGA
- the ychF gene encoding redox-regulated ATPase YchF, whose translation MALTIGIVGLPNAGKSTLFNALTKNDVLAANYPFATIEPNVGVVGVPDERLAELAKIYGSQKLLPATVQFVDIAGIVRGASQGEGLGNKFLSHIRESDAICQVTRVFRDDDVTHVDGKVEPANDISTIQTELILADLETVEKAIPRLEKESRKAPDLKANLAAVVEAKEALEAGTPIIATKIDRALIRDLMLLTAKPYIFVFNCDSDELADEALKDSMRELVAPAEAIFLDAKFESELVELDEDEAREFLADAGVEEPGLDILARVGFDTLGLQTYLTAGPKEVRAWEIPKGATAPEAAGVIHTDFQKGFIKAEIVSYDDLIAAGSVAKARDLGKVRMEGKDYVMADGDVVEFRFNV comes from the coding sequence GTGGCACTCACCATCGGCATCGTGGGACTTCCCAACGCGGGCAAGTCGACCCTCTTCAACGCTCTGACCAAGAACGACGTACTCGCGGCGAACTACCCCTTCGCCACCATCGAGCCCAACGTCGGCGTCGTCGGGGTCCCCGATGAGAGGCTGGCCGAGCTGGCGAAGATCTACGGATCCCAGAAGCTGCTGCCGGCCACGGTGCAGTTCGTCGACATCGCCGGCATCGTGCGCGGCGCCTCGCAGGGTGAGGGCCTGGGCAACAAGTTCCTCTCCCACATCCGTGAGTCCGACGCGATCTGCCAGGTCACGCGGGTCTTCCGCGACGACGACGTCACCCACGTCGACGGCAAGGTCGAGCCCGCCAACGACATCTCCACCATCCAGACCGAGCTGATCCTCGCCGACCTCGAGACGGTCGAGAAGGCGATCCCGCGGCTGGAGAAGGAGTCGCGCAAGGCTCCTGACCTCAAGGCGAACCTCGCCGCCGTGGTCGAGGCCAAGGAGGCCCTCGAGGCCGGCACCCCGATCATCGCCACCAAGATCGACCGCGCCCTGATCCGCGACCTGATGCTGCTCACCGCGAAGCCCTACATCTTCGTCTTCAACTGCGACTCCGACGAGCTCGCCGACGAGGCCCTCAAGGACTCGATGCGCGAGCTGGTCGCCCCCGCCGAGGCGATCTTCCTGGACGCCAAGTTCGAGTCCGAGCTCGTCGAGCTCGACGAGGACGAGGCCCGCGAGTTCCTGGCCGACGCCGGCGTCGAGGAGCCGGGCCTGGACATCCTCGCCCGCGTCGGCTTCGACACCCTCGGCCTGCAGACCTACCTCACCGCGGGACCCAAGGAGGTCCGTGCGTGGGAGATCCCCAAGGGCGCCACCGCCCCCGAGGCCGCCGGTGTCATCCACACCGACTTCCAGAAGGGCTTCATCAAGGCCGAGATCGTCTCCTACGACGACCTCATCGCCGCCGGCTCCGTCGCCAAGGCCCGTGACCTCGGCAAGGTCCGTATGGAGGGCAAGGACTACGTCATGGCCGACGGCGACGTCGTGGAGTTCCGCTTCAACGTCTGA
- a CDS encoding GH1 family beta-glucosidase: MSELPGTSLPTGFRFGASTAAYQIEGAADQDGRGPSVWDTFCAEPGRILDDSSGEVACDHYHRLDEDLDLMARLGLDAYRFSISWSRVLPTGSGAVNKLGLDFYDRLVDGLLERGIAPMATLFHWDTPQVLQDAHGGWLSRKTAQRFGEYAVVVGDRLADRVAHWCPVNEPNVVTVLGHALGIHAPGQALVFDALPAGHHLLLGHGLAVQALRAAGASSIGTATNHMPVWPATDSEADVATAGLLDTLWNHSFADPVLLGHYPEDLAALFPVQDGDLEVISTPLDFYGLNYYNPTAAAAAPEGAPNPIEQPPITGYPTTDFGWPVVPDGLHELLTALHRRYPEHPPFVITENGASYNTAPGDGDADRIAYLDLHLRQVERAVADGIDVAGYYCWSLMDNFEWAEGYTQRFGLVHIDYDTLVRTPRDSFDWYASVIADHKSRR; encoded by the coding sequence GTGAGCGAGCTTCCCGGCACCAGCCTTCCGACCGGCTTCCGCTTCGGCGCCAGCACCGCCGCCTACCAGATCGAGGGGGCGGCCGACCAGGACGGCCGGGGTCCCTCGGTGTGGGACACCTTCTGTGCCGAGCCGGGACGGATCCTCGACGACAGCAGCGGCGAGGTGGCCTGCGACCACTACCACCGCCTCGATGAGGACCTGGACCTGATGGCACGACTGGGGCTGGATGCGTACCGCTTCTCGATCTCCTGGTCGCGCGTCCTGCCGACCGGTTCGGGCGCGGTCAACAAGCTGGGCCTGGACTTCTACGACCGCCTCGTCGACGGGCTGCTCGAGCGCGGCATCGCGCCGATGGCGACGCTGTTCCACTGGGACACCCCGCAGGTGCTGCAGGACGCGCACGGCGGCTGGCTGAGCCGGAAGACGGCGCAGCGCTTCGGAGAGTACGCCGTGGTGGTGGGCGATCGGCTCGCCGACCGCGTCGCCCACTGGTGCCCGGTGAACGAGCCGAACGTCGTGACCGTCCTCGGCCACGCGCTCGGCATCCATGCCCCTGGTCAGGCGCTGGTCTTCGACGCACTGCCGGCCGGTCACCACCTGCTGCTCGGGCACGGTCTGGCGGTCCAGGCGCTGCGGGCCGCGGGCGCGAGCAGCATCGGCACCGCCACCAACCACATGCCGGTCTGGCCGGCGACCGACTCGGAGGCGGACGTCGCGACCGCGGGCCTGCTGGACACGTTGTGGAACCACTCCTTCGCCGACCCGGTGCTGCTCGGTCACTACCCCGAGGATCTCGCCGCGCTCTTCCCGGTGCAGGACGGCGACCTCGAGGTGATCAGCACGCCGCTCGACTTCTACGGGCTCAACTACTACAACCCGACCGCGGCCGCCGCCGCTCCCGAAGGCGCGCCGAACCCGATCGAGCAGCCGCCGATCACGGGCTACCCGACCACCGACTTCGGCTGGCCGGTCGTCCCCGACGGGCTCCACGAGCTGCTGACCGCGCTGCACCGGCGCTACCCGGAGCACCCGCCGTTCGTGATCACCGAGAACGGGGCGTCCTACAACACCGCCCCCGGCGACGGCGACGCCGACCGCATCGCCTACCTCGATCTCCACCTGCGGCAGGTCGAGCGCGCGGTCGCCGACGGCATCGACGTCGCCGGCTACTACTGCTGGTCGCTGATGGACAACTTCGAGTGGGCCGAGGGCTACACCCAGCGGTTCGGGCTGGTGCACATCGACTACGACACCCTGGTGCGTACGCCGCGCGACTCCTTCGACTGGTACGCCTCCGTAATCGCCGACCACAAATCCAGACGGTAA
- a CDS encoding PH domain-containing protein encodes MNADAPQRLREPAHQVSERAPAYWRTAEAIGAVIWLALAVGAVVAAVMVPDGFWTWILWLAAVVFALAPVPGLTFVPSIRFRIHRWEVTDIAVHVRHGWLTVVDEIVPLSRVQTVDSTQGPLMRRFGLRTVKVSTASSAGIVQIACLDDALALEVVAKLVAITAATPEDAT; translated from the coding sequence GTGAATGCCGACGCACCACAGCGACTGCGCGAACCCGCCCATCAGGTCTCCGAGCGAGCACCGGCCTATTGGCGTACGGCGGAGGCGATCGGGGCCGTGATCTGGCTGGCGCTCGCGGTCGGTGCGGTGGTGGCGGCGGTCATGGTGCCCGACGGCTTCTGGACCTGGATCCTCTGGCTCGCCGCGGTGGTCTTCGCCCTGGCGCCGGTCCCGGGACTGACCTTCGTGCCGTCGATCCGGTTCCGGATCCACCGGTGGGAGGTGACCGACATCGCGGTCCACGTACGCCACGGGTGGCTCACCGTCGTCGACGAGATCGTGCCGCTCTCCCGGGTGCAGACGGTCGACTCGACGCAGGGGCCGCTGATGCGGCGGTTCGGGCTGCGTACGGTCAAGGTCTCCACCGCCTCCTCGGCCGGCATCGTCCAGATCGCCTGCCTCGACGACGCGCTCGCGCTCGAGGTGGTCGCGAAGCTCGTCGCGATCACCGCCGCGACGCCCGAGGACGCGACGTGA
- a CDS encoding PH domain-containing protein, whose amino-acid sequence MSTPEVPETPETPVIPDAEWQRLAGWTAIVSPLATLRQAIIPAAVGAFGAGQANVFIGLLVALGIAVVAALAGLVPWLTTTYRVTPTHLEVRKGLLNRTTLTARLDRVRSVDLSSTLIHRALGVTKVNVGTGVDEGQITLDSLTKDAAARLRRELLHAAPTSPTDVAPEASGGDASAAVATSPGPLRSDPGGEVIAKLDWSWIRYAPLNLKNLAIALGGLAAFFGAFSDVIPWERTIGIRVDDGQINGRSIDSFLQLLIIAIPIALVAAVVVWAVGSCVGYAVRWWDLQVVREQGREGTTLRRSFGLTSTRATTVEEAKVRGATSTVGPLIGLAGGADLNLLTTGLDDNSPAVLPTAPESVVSAVGTDILGEDAFSAELTGHGPRPRRRYWFRAAVATVIWTLVALVPTVLIGVLGDTWIWWLPVTVMVVALVLGMLGAELRHRHLGHALTDRYLVVRSGSYTAVRTALQTDGIIGWRVRQTFFDRRIGLAQVTAMTAAGQEHVAVPDVPLETAVALATAATPRTVSGFVE is encoded by the coding sequence GTGAGCACACCCGAGGTCCCCGAGACCCCCGAAACCCCTGTGATCCCGGACGCGGAGTGGCAGCGGCTGGCCGGCTGGACCGCGATCGTCAGCCCCCTCGCGACGCTGCGCCAGGCGATCATCCCGGCCGCGGTCGGTGCCTTCGGCGCCGGTCAGGCCAACGTCTTCATCGGTCTGCTGGTCGCGCTCGGCATCGCGGTGGTCGCGGCCCTGGCCGGTCTGGTCCCGTGGCTGACCACGACCTACCGGGTGACCCCGACCCATCTGGAGGTACGCAAGGGGCTGCTCAACCGCACCACCCTGACCGCGCGCCTCGACCGGGTGCGCAGCGTCGACCTCAGCTCGACCCTCATCCACCGTGCCCTGGGCGTCACCAAGGTCAACGTCGGCACCGGCGTCGACGAGGGTCAGATCACCCTCGACTCGCTGACCAAGGACGCCGCAGCCCGCCTCCGGCGCGAGCTGCTCCACGCGGCGCCCACATCACCGACGGACGTCGCGCCCGAGGCGTCCGGCGGCGACGCCTCGGCGGCTGTCGCGACCAGCCCGGGGCCACTTCGTTCAGACCCCGGGGGCGAGGTCATCGCCAAGCTCGACTGGTCCTGGATCAGGTACGCCCCGCTCAACCTCAAGAACCTCGCGATCGCGCTCGGTGGACTGGCCGCGTTCTTCGGCGCGTTCTCCGACGTCATCCCGTGGGAGCGGACGATCGGGATCCGGGTCGACGACGGCCAGATCAACGGCCGGTCGATCGACTCCTTCCTGCAGTTGCTGATCATCGCCATCCCGATCGCCCTGGTCGCCGCGGTGGTGGTGTGGGCGGTCGGCTCGTGCGTGGGCTACGCGGTGCGGTGGTGGGACCTCCAGGTCGTGCGTGAGCAGGGCCGCGAGGGCACCACGCTGCGGCGCAGCTTCGGCCTGACCAGCACCCGCGCGACGACGGTGGAGGAGGCGAAGGTACGCGGCGCCACCTCGACCGTCGGCCCGCTGATCGGTCTGGCCGGCGGTGCCGACCTCAACCTGCTGACGACCGGCCTCGACGACAACTCCCCCGCGGTCCTGCCGACGGCCCCGGAGTCGGTCGTGTCGGCCGTCGGCACGGACATCCTCGGCGAGGACGCGTTCTCAGCGGAGCTGACCGGTCACGGGCCGCGGCCGCGGCGGCGCTACTGGTTCCGGGCGGCCGTCGCCACCGTGATCTGGACCCTGGTCGCGCTCGTCCCGACCGTGCTGATCGGCGTCCTCGGCGACACCTGGATCTGGTGGCTCCCGGTGACCGTCATGGTGGTCGCCCTCGTCCTCGGCATGCTCGGCGCCGAGCTGCGCCACCGCCACCTCGGCCACGCCCTCACCGACCGCTACCTGGTGGTCCGCTCCGGCTCCTACACCGCCGTACGCACCGCCCTGCAGACCGACGGCATCATCGGCTGGCGGGTCCGGCAGACCTTCTTCGACCGCCGCATCGGCCTCGCCCAGGTCACCGCGATGACCGCGGCCGGTCAGGAGCACGTCGCCGTCCCGGACGTGCCGCTCGAGACGGCCGTCGCCCTCGCGACGGCGGCCACGCCGCGTACGGTCTCGGGGTTCGTCGAATAA
- a CDS encoding VOC family protein, with protein sequence MTIQIRHLTFDCADPRKLAEFWSAVAGWHLFYDEDPEVIVARSFPSKELMFLFVPVPEAKTAKNRVHIDIKPEDTTRDELVERALSLGATVFGDHRKEDGSGFVALRDPEGNEFCIERGEHEMAPSGPMTIGLTI encoded by the coding sequence ATGACGATCCAGATCCGCCACCTCACCTTCGACTGTGCCGACCCTCGCAAGCTCGCCGAGTTCTGGTCGGCGGTCGCCGGCTGGCACCTCTTCTACGACGAGGACCCGGAGGTGATCGTCGCCAGGAGCTTCCCGTCGAAGGAGCTGATGTTCCTCTTCGTCCCCGTGCCCGAGGCGAAGACGGCGAAGAACCGGGTCCACATCGACATCAAGCCGGAGGACACCACCCGCGACGAGCTGGTCGAGCGGGCGCTCTCGCTCGGCGCCACCGTCTTCGGCGACCACCGCAAGGAGGACGGGTCCGGCTTCGTCGCGCTCCGCGACCCCGAGGGCAACGAGTTCTGCATCGAACGCGGCGAGCACGAGATGGCCCCGAGCGGCCCGATGACCATCGGGCTCACGATCTGA
- a CDS encoding WD40/YVTN/BNR-like repeat-containing protein translates to MRIVVGAAAAATLALTTLTLAPAAQAVQSGGAYDWTAVNVDTTQGFRALDAVDAETAWVGGDRGGMFRTTDGGDTWDEVSPPGSDGLLFRDVEARSAREAVVLSIGEGEASRIYKTIDGGATWTETFRSAEPTAFYNCVDFWPGGERGIAMSDPVGGEWRIITTSDGGDTWEIADTQGLEAPGEFGYSASGTCLVTAGAHDAWIGGGGAAAKIYATHDGGRSWSSADSTIATGEAAGVFGLGFRNPRQGIAVGGDFGLEDDGVDRAAYSTDGGRTWKNSSDLGGYREAVDWIGGRTAIAVGPNGSDISHDNGRSWKPFGATQTRFHTVDCVGDTCWAAGAGGRVGVLSR, encoded by the coding sequence GTGCGCATCGTTGTCGGAGCCGCAGCGGCGGCCACTCTCGCCCTCACCACCCTCACCCTGGCGCCGGCGGCGCAGGCTGTGCAGTCAGGGGGTGCGTACGACTGGACGGCTGTGAACGTGGATACGACGCAGGGGTTCCGGGCGCTGGATGCCGTCGACGCGGAGACCGCGTGGGTCGGCGGGGACCGCGGGGGAATGTTCCGTACGACGGACGGCGGTGACACCTGGGACGAGGTCTCGCCGCCGGGATCCGACGGGCTGCTCTTCCGCGACGTCGAGGCGCGCTCGGCGCGCGAGGCCGTGGTGCTCTCGATCGGCGAGGGCGAGGCGAGCCGGATCTACAAGACCATTGACGGCGGCGCGACCTGGACCGAGACGTTCCGCTCCGCGGAGCCGACGGCGTTCTACAACTGCGTCGACTTCTGGCCAGGCGGCGAGCGGGGCATCGCGATGAGCGACCCGGTCGGTGGCGAGTGGCGGATTATCACCACCTCCGACGGCGGCGACACCTGGGAGATCGCGGACACCCAGGGCCTCGAGGCACCGGGCGAGTTCGGCTACTCGGCCAGCGGCACCTGCCTGGTCACCGCGGGGGCGCACGACGCCTGGATCGGCGGTGGCGGTGCCGCTGCGAAGATCTACGCCACCCACGACGGCGGCCGCTCCTGGTCGTCGGCCGACTCCACGATCGCGACCGGCGAGGCCGCCGGCGTCTTCGGTCTCGGCTTCCGCAACCCTCGCCAGGGGATCGCGGTCGGTGGCGACTTCGGCCTCGAGGACGACGGGGTCGACCGCGCGGCCTACTCCACCGACGGCGGCCGCACCTGGAAGAACTCCTCCGACCTGGGCGGATACCGCGAGGCGGTGGACTGGATCGGCGGCCGCACCGCGATCGCGGTCGGCCCCAACGGCAGCGACATCAGCCACGACAACGGCCGCTCGTGGAAGCCGTTCGGCGCGACCCAGACCCGCTTCCACACCGTCGACTGCGTCGGCGACACCTGCTGGGCCGCCGGCGCGGGTGGACGGGTCGGCGTGCTCAGCCGCTGA
- a CDS encoding glycoside hydrolase family 3 protein, with product MSRATLTRGARLATAGLAAAVAVAMPYAATHAVEPDPPRTTAGQPAPDTASPQHRQIVSLMRHMSLQQKIGQLFVIEVYGRDANNVSDAAKAGNQKLYGVDTPAQAIAKYQPGGVIYFTTRGPDNIGDATQVATLSNGLQTAALQQRPKIPLNIAVDQEGGALVARFGPASGATQMPGQMALGADGSTADAARSAEVIGTELAAVGVTQDYAPVADVNLNPNNPVIGIRSAGADSAAVSDIVAAEVGGFDKGGLSSIAKHFPGHGDTGTDSHYGLPEVTHTREQLEAIDLPPFEAAIDAGIDAIMTAHVTVPAIDPSGEPATMSEPILTGLLREEMGFNGLIVTDALDMQGASATYPPDVAPVEAFLAGADQLLIPPQMDTAYAAVLGAVKNGTISRQRLDESVYRILKHKLDNKIFESPYVDPAAAPAVFADPVHKADAQAISDRTTTLVKNDDGLLPLAPGPKDVLVAGWGVDTTAGIAAGFQKRGATTQVLQSGTTPTDAQIDAAVAAAAGKDLVVVPTNNAWQINPATGQPTPASVAQTKLVKALLATDTPVVVTAMRNPYDVTSFPEAATVLDTYGYTSHQLESLVRVLHGEVNPSGKLPVEIPDLFPLGHGLSY from the coding sequence ATGAGCAGAGCGACACTGACCAGAGGTGCACGGCTGGCGACTGCGGGGCTTGCCGCCGCGGTGGCGGTTGCGATGCCGTACGCAGCAACCCACGCCGTCGAGCCCGACCCGCCCAGGACGACCGCCGGCCAGCCGGCCCCGGACACGGCGTCGCCGCAGCACCGTCAGATCGTCTCGCTGATGCGCCACATGTCACTGCAGCAGAAGATCGGGCAGCTGTTCGTGATCGAGGTCTACGGACGCGACGCCAACAACGTCAGCGACGCCGCGAAGGCCGGCAACCAGAAGCTCTACGGCGTCGACACCCCGGCGCAGGCGATCGCGAAGTACCAGCCCGGCGGGGTCATCTACTTCACCACCCGCGGCCCCGACAACATCGGTGACGCCACCCAGGTGGCGACGCTCTCCAACGGCCTCCAGACCGCCGCGCTGCAGCAGCGCCCCAAGATCCCGCTGAACATCGCGGTCGACCAGGAGGGCGGCGCGCTCGTGGCCCGCTTCGGACCGGCCAGCGGTGCGACCCAGATGCCCGGCCAGATGGCGCTCGGCGCCGACGGCTCGACCGCGGACGCGGCCCGGTCGGCCGAGGTGATCGGCACCGAGCTGGCCGCCGTGGGCGTCACCCAGGACTACGCGCCCGTCGCCGACGTCAACCTCAACCCCAACAACCCGGTCATCGGCATCCGCAGCGCCGGGGCCGACTCCGCCGCGGTCTCCGACATCGTCGCCGCGGAGGTCGGCGGTTTCGACAAGGGCGGCCTCTCCTCGATCGCCAAGCACTTCCCGGGACACGGCGACACCGGCACCGACAGCCACTACGGCCTGCCCGAGGTGACCCACACCCGCGAGCAGCTCGAGGCGATCGACCTGCCGCCCTTCGAGGCCGCGATCGATGCCGGGATCGACGCGATCATGACGGCCCACGTGACCGTGCCCGCGATCGACCCGAGCGGCGAGCCGGCCACCATGTCCGAGCCGATCCTCACCGGCCTGCTCCGCGAGGAGATGGGCTTCAACGGCCTCATCGTGACCGACGCCCTCGACATGCAGGGCGCCAGCGCGACCTACCCGCCCGACGTCGCCCCGGTCGAGGCCTTCCTCGCCGGAGCCGATCAGTTGCTCATCCCGCCGCAGATGGACACGGCGTACGCAGCGGTCCTCGGCGCCGTCAAGAACGGCACCATCTCGCGCCAGCGGCTCGACGAGTCGGTCTACCGGATCCTCAAGCACAAGCTCGACAACAAGATCTTCGAGAGCCCGTACGTCGACCCGGCCGCCGCTCCCGCGGTCTTCGCCGACCCGGTGCACAAGGCCGACGCCCAGGCGATCTCCGACCGCACCACCACCCTGGTGAAGAACGACGACGGCCTGCTGCCGCTGGCCCCCGGCCCGAAGGACGTCCTGGTCGCGGGATGGGGAGTGGACACGACCGCGGGCATCGCGGCCGGTTTCCAGAAGCGTGGTGCGACGACCCAGGTGCTGCAGTCCGGCACCACCCCGACCGACGCGCAGATCGACGCCGCCGTCGCAGCCGCCGCGGGCAAGGACCTGGTGGTCGTGCCGACCAACAACGCCTGGCAGATCAACCCGGCGACCGGCCAGCCGACGCCGGCGTCGGTGGCGCAGACCAAGCTGGTCAAGGCGCTGCTCGCCACCGACACCCCGGTGGTCGTGACCGCGATGCGCAACCCCTACGACGTCACGTCCTTCCCCGAGGCGGCCACGGTCCTCGACACGTACGGCTACACATCCCACCAGCTCGAGTCGCTGGTGCGGGTGCTCCACGGCGAGGTGAACCCGAGCGGCAAGCTCCCAGTCGAGATCCCGGATCTCTTCCCGCTCGGTCACGGACTGTCCTACTAG
- a CDS encoding M57 family metalloprotease, which produces MRVRIPMMIAAAAGAAALTASMVPAFAEEAPSYQEFEASTYVDVDGQYIVNGDEVVSNQGDLHKFYESMVSTPKHVPEDGLIVNTISGKDDKWSASQALNLTYCVSDKFGTNKAAIVTAMSQGAGLWEAASSKVDFIYVPTQDASCNTRNSNVLFSVEPVSTSQYIARAFFPSTSKRSRNVLIDDSIFSSGAWEPGDILGHELGHTLGFRHEHTRPEAATCFEDNNWRALTPYDSSSIMHYPQCNGGSSDLEFQASDAAGVRALYGS; this is translated from the coding sequence ATGCGAGTTCGTATTCCCATGATGATCGCCGCGGCTGCGGGTGCCGCAGCGCTGACTGCGTCGATGGTTCCCGCATTCGCCGAGGAGGCCCCGAGCTACCAGGAGTTCGAGGCGTCCACGTATGTCGACGTCGACGGTCAGTACATCGTCAACGGCGACGAGGTCGTGTCCAACCAGGGTGACCTGCACAAGTTCTACGAGTCGATGGTCTCGACGCCGAAGCACGTCCCGGAGGACGGCCTCATCGTCAACACCATCAGCGGCAAGGACGACAAGTGGTCCGCCTCCCAGGCGCTCAACCTGACCTACTGTGTCTCGGACAAGTTCGGCACCAACAAGGCCGCCATCGTCACCGCGATGAGCCAGGGCGCGGGTCTGTGGGAGGCGGCGAGCTCGAAGGTCGACTTCATCTACGTCCCCACCCAGGACGCCTCGTGCAACACCCGTAACTCCAACGTGCTCTTCTCCGTCGAGCCGGTGAGCACCTCGCAGTACATCGCGCGGGCGTTCTTCCCCTCGACCTCGAAGCGCTCGCGCAACGTGCTCATCGACGACTCGATCTTCTCGTCGGGCGCCTGGGAGCCGGGTGACATCCTCGGTCACGAGCTCGGTCACACCCTCGGCTTCCGCCACGAGCACACCCGCCCGGAGGCGGCGACCTGCTTCGAGGACAACAACTGGCGTGCGCTGACCCCGTACGACTCGTCCTCGATCATGCACTACCCGCAGTGCAACGGCGGCTCCTCGGACCTGGAGTTCCAGGCCTCCGACGCGGCCGGGGTCCGGGCGCTGTACGGCTCCTGA
- a CDS encoding ABC transporter substrate-binding protein: MSRVRPIAAALTSAVVLLGALTACGSSQDSAGEQGSAVSAERCEQNEKAGKITYMSGYYWQASASIMEAIAADRLGYFDDLCLDVELQPGSGDVSQNAKLIAAGKVQVGPLSEQDIMTSNASGLKVLGVSSYSNAGLDVLMTGTSITDLKQLEGKTLGHKGWVPVGVQAMLAEAGVDMSKVKQVKVGYDPGVLPRGQVDALVGFVSNEPNQLKDAGEKVTVWEPTDFDVPGSLGAYSVNPAWAEKHPTAVEDVLRAVFKAYTYCAADEHVEECIGYQHDLAGAESDEKHETAIWRTEVKVAADNPLPGRFGSVDPANVAALAEVVTTHAGQKVTPEQAASWFDTSFAEAVVDDADKVIWPAP, encoded by the coding sequence ATGTCTCGCGTACGTCCGATCGCCGCTGCCCTCACGTCGGCGGTCGTCCTGCTGGGTGCGCTCACCGCCTGCGGCTCCTCGCAGGACTCCGCCGGCGAGCAGGGGAGCGCCGTCTCGGCCGAGCGCTGCGAGCAGAACGAGAAGGCCGGGAAGATCACCTACATGTCGGGCTACTACTGGCAGGCGTCGGCCTCGATCATGGAGGCCATCGCCGCGGATCGGCTCGGCTACTTCGACGATCTCTGCCTCGACGTCGAGCTCCAGCCGGGCTCGGGCGACGTCTCCCAGAACGCCAAGCTGATCGCCGCCGGGAAGGTGCAGGTCGGCCCGCTCTCCGAGCAGGACATCATGACCTCCAACGCGAGCGGCCTGAAGGTGCTCGGCGTCTCCTCCTACTCCAACGCCGGCCTCGACGTGCTGATGACCGGCACCTCGATCACGGATCTGAAGCAGCTCGAGGGCAAGACCCTCGGCCACAAGGGCTGGGTGCCGGTCGGGGTGCAGGCGATGCTCGCCGAGGCCGGGGTCGACATGTCCAAGGTCAAGCAGGTCAAGGTCGGCTACGACCCCGGCGTGCTGCCGCGTGGCCAGGTCGACGCGCTGGTCGGCTTCGTCTCCAACGAGCCCAACCAGCTGAAGGACGCCGGGGAGAAGGTCACGGTCTGGGAGCCGACCGACTTCGACGTGCCCGGCTCCCTCGGCGCCTACTCCGTCAACCCCGCCTGGGCGGAGAAGCACCCCACCGCGGTCGAGGACGTCCTGCGCGCCGTCTTCAAGGCCTACACCTACTGCGCCGCCGACGAGCACGTCGAGGAGTGCATCGGCTACCAGCACGACCTGGCCGGCGCCGAGTCCGACGAGAAGCACGAGACCGCCATCTGGCGCACCGAGGTGAAGGTCGCGGCCGACAACCCGCTCCCCGGCAGGTTCGGCTCGGTCGACCCCGCCAACGTCGCCGCCCTGGCCGAGGTCGTGACGACGCACGCAGGTCAGAAGGTCACGCCCGAGCAGGCAGCCTCCTGGTTCGACACCTCGTTCGCCGAGGCTGTCGTCGACGACGCCGACAAGGTGATCTGGCCCGCTCCGTGA